In Styela clava chromosome 14, kaStyClav1.hap1.2, whole genome shotgun sequence, the following are encoded in one genomic region:
- the LOC144431976 gene encoding uncharacterized protein LOC144431976 produces the protein MKNKNESTMESGAPRGVSTNKWHLFEHMTFLDSFVQHRKTSSNLELVTLSAVVEGEEVSGSSSVAPTPKKRKEEVNMRILKILEEEKDDDPDKFFLLSLLPQLKRLSPERASSTKMKIMQLLHEAEFEK, from the exons atgaaaaataaaaatgaaagtacCATGGAGTCAGGGGCACCCCGAGGCGTTTCAACGAATAAATGGCATCTATTTGAACACATGACTTTTTTAGATTCCTTCGTGCAGCATCGAAA AACGTCCTCAAATTTAGAACTTGTCACTCTATCAGCTGTGGTAGAAGGGGAAGAAGTGTCTGGGTCATCTTCTGTCGCACCGACACCAAAAAAAAGGAAGGAAGAAGTGAACATGCGGATTTTGAAAATTCTTGAGGAGGAGAAGGATG aTGATCCAGACAAATTCTTCCTTCTTTCACTTCTACCACAGCTGAAAAGACTGTCTCCTGAGCGTGCTTCATCAACAAAGATGAAAATCATGCAATTACTCCATGAGGCTGAATTTGAGAAatga
- the LOC144432119 gene encoding uncharacterized protein LOC144432119, with amino-acid sequence MEGKIDELNKKLELMESRITKNLKLELRAIVGDSMRDILEESISEHDRKISTQINESVLNNTQQMAEKLEAMFQQNDELVEKLECLHMKNSKLDTDLNTVKASQNFINAEFEIQKDYLMKLDQMVKDLSESNKSLLSLCTTLQKRFDTELEDLAQYIRRENLEFHGIPFKNDENTDRIIVDLGRRLGITVERLDLSISHRIPRKDGSNTGPIIVRFTNRNIRNQFIAKKYDTTKIKDFGIADSPKNPKCSRDSGQQMATFI; translated from the exons ATGGAAGGAAAAATTGACGAATTAAATAAGAAATTGGAATTGATGGAATCCAGAATTACCAAAAATCTAAAACTGGAATTAAGAGCAATTGTAGGAGACAGTATGAGAGATATTCTGGAAGAGTCAATCAGCGAACATGACAGAAAAATATCGACCCAAATCAACGAATCCGTCCTGAATAATACGCAACAAATGGCGGAAAAACTAGAAGCTATGTTCCAACAAAATGACGAATTAGTTGAAAAGCTGGAGTGTCTACACATGAAAAATTCAAAGCTTGACACCGATCTCAACACAGTGAAGGCAAGCCAAAATTTTATTAACGCAGAGTTCGAAATTCAAAAGGACTACCTAATGAAGCTTGATCAAATGGTTAAAGATCTATCTGAAAGCAACAAAAGCCTGTTGAGTTTGTGCACTACCCTTCAAAAGCGTTTCGATACTGAGCTGGAAGACCTTGCTCAGTATATACGAAGAGAAAATCTggaatttcatggaattccattTAAGAATGATGAAAATACAGACAGGATTATAGTGGATCTGGGCAGACGATTAGGCATCACTGTTGAGAGACTTGACTTATCCATATCACATCGAATCCCAAGGAAAGATGGCTCTAACACTGGACCTATAATAGTTCGCTTCACCAACAGAAACATAAGGAATCAGTTCATTGCCAAAAAGTACGACACCACCAAAATTAAAGATTTCGGCATCGCAG ACTCACCAAAAAATCCAAAATGTTCGAGAGACTCTGGACAACAAATGGCAACATTTATATGA